A stretch of the Pan paniscus chromosome 2, NHGRI_mPanPan1-v2.0_pri, whole genome shotgun sequence genome encodes the following:
- the FSTL1 gene encoding follistatin-related protein 1 isoform X2 yields MWKRWLALALALVAVAWVRAEEELRSKSKICANVFCGAGRECAVTEKGEPTCLCIEQCKPHKRPVCGSNGKTYLNHCELHRDACLTGSKIQVDYDGHCKEKKSVSPSASPVVCYQSNRDELRRRIIQWLEAEIIPDGWFSKGSNYSEILDKYFKNFDNGDSRLDSSEFLKFVEQNETAINITTYPDQENNKLLRGLCVDALIELSDENADWKLSFQEFLKCLNPSFNPPEKKCALEDETYADGAETEVDCNRCVCACGNWVCTAMTCDGKNQKGAQTQTEEEMTRYVQELQKHQETAEKTKRVSTKEI; encoded by the exons GAAGAGCTAAGGAGCAAATCCAAGATCTGTGCCAATGTGTTTTGTGGAGCCGGCCGGGAATGTGCAGTcacagagaaaggggaacccaCCTGTCTCTGCATTGAG CAATGCAAACCTCACAAGAGGCCTGTGTGTGGCAGTAATGGCAAGACCTACCTCAACCACTGTGAACTGCATCGAGATGCCTGCCTCACTGGATCCAAAATCCAGGTTGATTACGATGGACACTGCAAAG AGAAGAAATCCGTAAGTCCATCTGCCAGCCCAG TTGTTTGCTATCAGTCCAACCGTGATGAGCTCCGACGTCGCATCATCCAGTGGCTGGAAGCTGAGATCATTCCAGATGGCTGGTTCTCTAAAGGCAGCAACTACAGTGAAATCCTAGACAAGTATTTTAAG AACTTTGATAATGGTGACTCTCGCCTGGACTCCAGCGAATTCCTGAAGTTTGTGGAACAGAATGAAACTGCCATCAATATTACCACGTATCCAGACCAGGAGAACAACAAGTTGCTTAG GGGACTCTGTGTTGATGCTCTCATTGAACTGTCTGATGAAAATGCTGATTGGAAACTCAGCTTCCAAGAGTTTCTCAAGTGCCTCAACCCATCTTTCAACCCTCCTGAGAAGA AGTGTGCCCTGGAGGATGAAACGTATGCAGATGGAGCTGAGACCGAGGTGGACTGTAACCGCTGTGTCTGTGCCTGTGGAAATTGGGTCTGTACAGCCATGACCTGTGACG GAAAGAATCAGAAGGGGGCACAGACCCAGACAGAGGAGGAGATGACCAGATATGTCCAGGAGCTCCAAAAGCATCAG GAAACAGCTGAAAAGACCAAGAGAGTGAGCACCAAAGAGATCTAA
- the FSTL1 gene encoding follistatin-related protein 1 isoform X1: protein MWKRWLALALALVAVAWVRAEEELRSKSKICANVFCGAGRECAVTEKGEPTCLCIEQCKPHKRPVCGSNGKTYLNHCELHRDACLTGSKIQVDYDGHCKEKKSVSPSASPVVCYQSNRDELRRRIIQWLEAEIIPDGWFSKGSNYSEILDKYFKNFDNGDSRLDSSEFLKFVEQNETAINITTYPDQENNKLLRGLCVDALIELSDENADWKLSFQEFLKCLNPSFNPPEKKCALEDETYADGAETEVDCNRCVCACGNWVCTAMTCDGELCFKQKEKTARRELHEISMREVGVGMMEKRAVAGSKEPRQTHTYKVGAPSGEL, encoded by the exons GAAGAGCTAAGGAGCAAATCCAAGATCTGTGCCAATGTGTTTTGTGGAGCCGGCCGGGAATGTGCAGTcacagagaaaggggaacccaCCTGTCTCTGCATTGAG CAATGCAAACCTCACAAGAGGCCTGTGTGTGGCAGTAATGGCAAGACCTACCTCAACCACTGTGAACTGCATCGAGATGCCTGCCTCACTGGATCCAAAATCCAGGTTGATTACGATGGACACTGCAAAG AGAAGAAATCCGTAAGTCCATCTGCCAGCCCAG TTGTTTGCTATCAGTCCAACCGTGATGAGCTCCGACGTCGCATCATCCAGTGGCTGGAAGCTGAGATCATTCCAGATGGCTGGTTCTCTAAAGGCAGCAACTACAGTGAAATCCTAGACAAGTATTTTAAG AACTTTGATAATGGTGACTCTCGCCTGGACTCCAGCGAATTCCTGAAGTTTGTGGAACAGAATGAAACTGCCATCAATATTACCACGTATCCAGACCAGGAGAACAACAAGTTGCTTAG GGGACTCTGTGTTGATGCTCTCATTGAACTGTCTGATGAAAATGCTGATTGGAAACTCAGCTTCCAAGAGTTTCTCAAGTGCCTCAACCCATCTTTCAACCCTCCTGAGAAGA AGTGTGCCCTGGAGGATGAAACGTATGCAGATGGAGCTGAGACCGAGGTGGACTGTAACCGCTGTGTCTGTGCCTGTGGAAATTGGGTCTGTACAGCCATGACCTGTGACGGTGAGCTGTGcttcaagcagaaagaaaaaacagcaagGAGAGAGCTTCATGAAATCAGCATGAGAGAAGTTGGGGTGGGGATGATGGAGAAGAGGGCGGTGGCTGGGAGCAAGGAACCCAGGCAGACCCACACCTATAAGGTTGGAGCCCCAAGTGGGGAGCTCTGA